From Fusarium fujikuroi IMI 58289 draft genome, chromosome FFUJ_chr07, a single genomic window includes:
- a CDS encoding related to monosaccharide transporter, protein MYRIWNIYALAAIGTIGGMLFGFDISSMSAWIGSDKYLDYFNSPGSTEQGGITASMSAGSFVGALAAGGIADKLGRRKALMIACLFWIAGAVLQCSAQNVAHLIVGRVVSGVAVGITSSQVLVYLAELAPSDIRGRIVGIQQWSIEWGILIMYLISYGCSVGVEGPAAFRIAWGVQAVPGFVLLAGLFFFPESPRWLAQHDRWEEAHYNLAHLHAGGDLDSPVVIAEMEEVREAVRIARESKGIGYLGLFAPGVWKRTVVGVSVQIWQQLLGGNVMLYYLVYIFNMAGMTGNTALTSSIIQYVIFLVTTGIVLPYIDRLGRRPLLISGALICGVLHFTSGAVMAVHGYPVDGIEGNDILTWAISGAPAKAVIALAYIFVGIYGLTWAPVAWIYASEVFPLKYRAKGVGLAASGNWIFNLALAFFVPPSFTNIQWQTYMIFGTFCIAMTFHAFFTYPETARKTLEEVDVLFESNVPAWRSAKASGGFGEKVQEAKRTGGLKGELEERETTHAETA, encoded by the exons ATGTATCGGATCTGGAACATCTACG CACTCGCCGCCATCGGCACGATCGGCGGCATGCTCTTCGGTTTCGACATTAGCTCCATGAGCGCCTGGATCGGCTCCGACAAATATCTCGACTACTTCAACAGCCCAGGCTCAACTGAGCAAGGCGGCATCACAGCCTCCATGTCAGCAGGATCATTCGTCGGCGCCCTCGCCGCAGGAGGTATTGCCGATAAGCTTGGTCGACGAAAGGCTCTCATGATCGCTTGTCTGTTCTGGATTGCGGGTGCTGTTCTTCAGTGTTCTGCACAGAATGTGGCACACCTTATCGTTGGCCGTGTTGTGAGCGGCGTGGCTGTTGGTATTACGAGTTCGCAGGTCCTTGTTTACCTTGCGGAACTTGCGCCTTCTGACATCAGAGGGAGGATTGTTGGAATTCAGCAGTGGTCTATTGAATGGG GTATCTTGATCATGTATCTCATCTCTTACGGATGCTCCGTTGGAGTTGAGGGACCAGCTGCCTTCCGCATCGCATGGGGAGTCCAAGCTGTGCCAGGCTTCGTCCTCCTGGCTGGCCTGTTCTTCTTTCCCGAGTCGCCTCGATGGCTTGCTCAGCACGATCGTTGGGAAGAAGCGCATTACAACCTCGCCCACCTCCACGCTGGCGGCGACCTTGATAGTCCAGTTGTGATCgccgagatggaagaagtcCGCGAAGCTGTACGCATCGCTCGTGAGTCCAAGGGTATCGGCTATCTCGGCCTCTTTGCGCCTGGAGTCTGGAAACGCACTGTTGTTGGTGTGAGCGTCCAGATCTGGCAGCAACTTCT GGGCGGAAATGTCATGCTCTACTATCTCGtctacatcttcaacatggctGGAATGACTGGAAACACCGCTCTCACATCCTCCATCATCCAATACGTCATTTTCCTCGTAACAACCGGCATTGTTCTTCCGTACATCGATCGTCTCGGCCGCCGACCTCTCCTCATCAGCGGAGCCCTGATCTGCGGTGTTCTTCACTTCACCAGTGGGGCTGTCATGGCTGTTCATGGGTACCCCGTTGATGGTATCGAAGGTAACGACATCCTTACTTGGGCCATTTCAGGAGCTCCCGCCAAAGCAGTCATCGCCCTGGCATACATCTTTGTGGGCATCTACGGTCTTACCTGGGCACCTGTTGCATGGATTTACGCCAGTGAAGTCTTCCCCCTAAAGTACCGAGCCAAGGGTGTTGGCCTCGCCGCCTCTGGTAACTGGAT CTTCAACTTGGCACTCGCCTTCTTTGTCCCACCGTCGTTCACAAACATCCAGTGGCAGACATACATGATCTTCGGAACATTCTGTATCGCCATGACGTTCCACGCATTCTTCACTTATCCCGAGACAGCACGCAAGACccttgaggaagttgatgtttTGTTTGAGAGTAACGTTCCTGCTTGGCGAAGTGCAAAGGCTAGTGGCGGGTTTGGTGAGAAGGTTCAGGAGGCGAAGCGAACTGGTGGTCTGAAAggggagcttgaggagagggAGACGACTCATGCTGAGACTGCGTAa